AATTTCAGGaggaggtagacagatttttaattagtcatGGGTCCAAAGATTATAAAGAGCAAATAAGGAAACAGGCAGTGACATTGAGATGAGGTCAGCCACGAtagtattaaatggcagagcacgcacgatgggctgaatggcctactcctgctcctagttccgaTGTTTGTGATtgaacccccagcaacattccatGTCTATGAGTCGTGCCCAATTGTCAACTTGTGAATAGGAAGAAATCTTTTGACTATTTGTTCTGACTTGTGTATTTTAAAGGATACACTGAAATGTGAAATTGCATCGTTGGAAGAGGTGTTTAAAAAGTATACCACAATGCACACGTCACAGGGGCAAGACATCACACAACTATTGGTGAGTTTCTGAACAGTGCATTTGAATGTTGTGCCTGACAAGTTATTTCCCATTGTGCCTTGTGACTGTTTTCTGACACTTCTTTGACATGGGGAGGATAATGAAAAGTGGAAATTGATGTGGGGCAGAGGTTTAAGTTGGGACTTATTGTAATGCCCCTCGCCAAGTATTCAGTTCCATTTAAAGTCAATGGAATGGACTACTGGATGGCAGAATGGTGAGGAGGATGAATGGGAGGTTGAGGACGGTGTAAGTGAGACAGATTTAATACTGTCTGAACATTTCAGCTCCAGTCTCTGGAAGTAAAATTCAACTTCGGGTGTGGGGCTAAGTGACAGGGACTAATGATTGAGACATTAACTGTAGCTTTAAGTTTAGGGCAAATGAAGGGGATCATGTGACCTCTTTTGCAACTCTGTATTTTTCGAGACATAAAGTGTGACGATACTATGGCTtaaagaggtgtattttgttctGGGACTttatatgaagaaaggttgaaacaGAAGTGCCTACTGGTCTGCTTCAAAGCCCATAAAGTagacagcttgtgaggcctttttTCTAATgttgaaacaatagaagcagcctgactgGGTGGGGTTCAAGCTCCTATAGAACTAGCACTTTTAGTTCTAGCTTTTCAGTAGCAGTTGTTGCTAGGGTCCTTGAAGCTGAGTTTGGAATCTGTAGTACACCTTTCCttgctactctctctctctgagagttTTCTCTTGATGGTTTTTTTTCCTGGACTGgtgaattgcatgtgagacaatctatttcacTGAATTTGCCAAGagagtgtttatgggatgttactattttGGAACAGTCAGTTGGGGTAATAGTTAATATACCTATTAgtttgttaagcatttcaatagGGGTGTAGTTAAGCCAatactttttatttttattttgtctgtattttaactgtagtgtaaaaGTAACAtggagtagtttgaccaatcgaattgcaacattttacacttacctttaaaataaggaaaagctAGGATCAGGACTATCTTCTGAATATATCTTGGTCAGGTCCATAGATTGTTTTGTGGGGAAGGTATAAGGTATTTAATGAGATATTTGGAGGCAATGGGACCAGTCTCTACATTTACAATGGATACTGTGTCTCCTCAAGCGTCCAGATGCTATTATACTTTGAGTTGAAGACAAAGGTAGTGTATGTTGTCTACCTAGTTCTAAGATGGAAGGGAGTTGGAAAAATGGACTGCTAACTATAAGTCCTACCTGGATGTGTTTTGTGTTGCCAAGGATGGAGAGATCAGGCCAAACAATGAATATCACAGACAAACAGCAGAAAATCAGCACAGTCAGTTGAGAGAAAAGACTGTGTGACTTTGTACAATATCACTGCTGGCTATGAGTAAGGGATTCAGTCATCAGTTGTCAAGATTTACCCAGTAGCCACCTCAGGACTTCATGAGATTTGACTTGGCATTGCTGGCAGAAGAGATGTCATTGAAACAGGTTTTCCTGTTGGTAGTGGGCTTTGAGAAATTCTCCAAAAACCAATGAAAATGCCTGTGGCTGATTACTCAAAATTGGCACTCAGTAAAATAGGGATACAGGAAACTGTCAACTATTTGCCACAAGGACTGTAATTCAGTGCAGAGTGCAACAGATGAGAAATATAAAACACGAACACCTTTTTCCATCTTTAAAGTACCTCACTTACAAAAAAAAGGGGTTTAGCCAATAGTATATTTTAATCATTTGTTACAGTAAAAGTTTTAAAATGTGAAGCCTTGGTGGGTCATTCCTGGACCTAATGACTGGAAATTGAAATCTCTTTTTAAACATGATCAGTACGTATGGACATCATAACAGAATCCATGAAAATGTTGATGCGTTCTTACCAACTCTCTGTAGGACATGACAGAAAGGCTAAGAGAAGATATTGCAGTGAAATTTGAAACCTTGCATGAGTTTCTGAATATGAAGGAACGTGCAATCGTACAGAACCTCACAGAAAAAGAAGAATGTATTCTGAAACAGCTGGAGGGTAATATCTTGATACTTTCAAGAGAGCGTGACAACGTGGAAGCAATATTACAAGATATGTCAGCCATGGTAAATTCAGAAGACAGCAACCAGTTACTGAAGGTGCGTTAGTCTTCAGAGTCTGTAACAGAAACAATTTAACTTTACAGTCCATGACTTGTCTCCCACAAGTTGTGCAGTGGCTGACAAAAAGACGATGCTGAAAAATAACAATCTTTATTTTTCATTCTCAGGAATTTGCCAGTCTTAAGCAAAGGTATGTACACTATATACTTTTTTGTTGAATACATTGTCTTAGAGCTGCTATATTCACATTTCCAGCTATCTCCTGCCTTAACGGCACACGTAGGACATCAGAAATGATGTAATTAACTAAATGAGCTAACCATGCATGTCATCCACCTTCCAATTGATGTTGCACTGACAGGTAGGAGGaaacattcaggtaaagtgcgATTCAATTTCTTTAACTTGTGTTCAATTGAAATTGGACATCATACCCGACTTGAGGTTAAACCAAAGATCCACAAAGATTCATCACAACATCCTGGCTTTTGTACTTCATGCAGTATAAGAAGATCAATGCTTTATTCCAGTGTTTCACAACCTGTTCCGACACCCTCAATCATTTTTGCGCTTTTGACACGGGCTCGTCCTTTTAAGTTGTACTCTGTAGTTTAGATTGGCTCACTTCATTCTTCTAACCAAAAGGAGCCACCTATGCGTTAAACTTTACCCTCTCTTACCTGCCCATTCCACCAACTTACCGATGTCTATCTTCCTGAATTCGATCACTATCCTTCACCTATGTTCACATTGACTGATCTTCTGCAGAAACTCCAGTTTCGGCTGCTGCCTGTCAGCCCCTGGATTGGTTTTGtagttgcctgaggcatggtgaccttcaGATCAAGTTTTGTCTTTAATGGGAGAGTGGGGCCACAGTGACTTTACTCAACTGTTTGGCAGTGCAGACTTGAAGGACTGTTTGATTCTACTAGGGTTTTTGGATGGGGAGTATTCAAAAATTGACAATCATCTGTTTCCTGTATCCTGAAACCATACCCACTGGTCCTAGACTGTCTCGGCAGCAGAAACAACCTCTTAGCATCTGATTTGTCAATGCCTTGCTTGCTGTCCTCTGTATTGTACATAAAGCTGAATGTGGTCCTTGTATTCCATAAGCATTCAATGACATAATGACATTTCAGAACTGCATGGAATTAAATATATACAATTATATAATACCTCCTTGAATCCAATAATAGGTATCAGTATAACTCACTGCTTTGCTGGAGTGTATATTGATGCAGATTGTCTATCTCTTTCACAGTTATCATTCATTATCCTAAAGAGTTCAGTCAGGGACCTTGTTATTATCAATCACCTGTGACTGATTGGGACTTCTGTTCTTTTTTTTGAGAAGTACATTTTTATTAGCATTTTGACCTGTTTAATTGGTGAGTTTGTGAAACTATTTGTTCTTTGAATTTGTTTGTTTTGAACGATCAgagttcatcaatgtctttcagCATCAGCTGGTTCTCCGTGACCAGGCGTATTTTAATATTTCCCtctgagaaaaaagaacaggaagtgacatcaccaacccatggAAACCTAAGCACATGAATCGAAAGTGGGtcataacaccagcgcttcaccggaggctcactgatgatgttaccgagcatgGTGATACAACCTCtggaaacgaaccttccagctcagcgagcaaacttacacctagaacctcaacctgagctacaaatcttcgcaaaaCTCGTATTTTAATATAACTCGCAAATAATTCTCAATTTTTTCTGCCTgtaaagaccttggagtgcaggttcattgctccttgaaagtggagtcgcaggtagataggatagtgaagaaggcgtttggtatgctttcctttattgtcagagtattgactataggagttgggaggtcatgttgcggctgtacaggacattggttaggccactgctggaatattgcatgcaattctggtctccttcctatgggaaagatgttgtgaaacttgaaagggttcagaaaagatttacaaggatgttgacagggttggaggatttgagctacagggagaggctgaacaggctggggctgttttccctggagcgtcagagactgagaggtgatcttatagaggtttacaaaatgtggggcatggatagggtaaataggtaaagtcttttccctggggttgggtagtccagagctagagggcataggtttagggtgagaggggaacgatataaaagaaacctaaggggccacgttttcacacagagggcggcatgagctgccagaggatgtggtggaggctggtacaattgcaacatttaagaggcatttggatgggtatatgaataggaagggtttggagggatatgggccaggcgttggcagatgggactagattgagttgggatatctggtcggcacggactggttggaccgaagggtctgtttccatgctgtacatctctatgactctatgaactcaCAGGGGTTGTAAGATGCcttgttttgaaatgtttttgcCTCCTGCCAGGCCCCATTGATACCAAGGGCTTGGTGTGTTGCCTTTCAAGGCAAGACCCACAGGTGTAACTGATTAACAGCATTTACACCTGTGGACTTTGAAGTCAACGACGGAGAAAATTGGCTGAGATGCAGAATCATCCATTCTCCACTAGCATCCAAAGTTAGTTTTATCCCTTAGACTGCCCATGTGCCAGAAGCCTCCCCTGACTTTGTTCTCTCGCCAACTCTTTTGCTCCCATATTTTTGGTAGGTTCGGCTACCCAATTTGCCTGAAGTCAATTGCTTGCTCTACGTTGACGGAGAAACTTGGAACATGTATGAGACGGGGTGGTGAATTTCTTCTCTCCATTCGTTCCATTCTCCGAATTTCCTTTCCGTGTTAATTTCCTGCAGGGACCCTAATCGAGAAGTCTGATTATTTAGCATTTGCTGTCCTGTTTAACAGATCAAAATGCATCTGTTATATTAAGGCAGCAAGAGATTTATAAGGCTTTTATCGTAAGTCGGGAGTTTAGCAGAAACACCAGTTTCCACCTCTCCCTTCTTGGGAAAGAAccattctcttttttttcttaattttgtGAAACCCACCACCTAACCACTCACTTAATGAAAAACAAATGtaacaataaaaaaaaagaattggGGGTAAAAAGGAGGGAATTGAGTCAAAATAACGTTGGATAATGCTGCAGCTTCGACGGTGCCCACCTCCCTCTAAAGGCTTCAAGGATACTGATGGGCATTGCAATGAAGAACCCAAGTCTTTTCTTTAATTAACCTgctattacatacctctggagctgATGAGATTTGAACCTAGCCCTCCTGGCTCAGATGTAAGGATGCTACAACTGTGCCCACAAAAGAGCCCCAGAACCCAACTCCTAAATACAAATCCAATGAGCGTTACCAAATCTCAGTCACTATTCTGCTTGTCCATTCAAGGGACCCACATTTCTAACACTGCTagagtagtgttgtagaacagagaaacctaggggttcaagtacataattctttgaagtttgcatcacaagtagacagggcggttatgaaggtgtttagcacgtttgccttcattgctcagacctttgagtagaggagttgggacgtcacgttgaggttggtgagacctcttctggtgAACTGTGTGTGGTTCTGGTTGCCTGCTatggaaggatattgttaaacttgaagagggttcagaaaagatttacgaggacaTTGCCAGGAATGGAGTGTTTTGAGATGTAAAAACAGACTGGAAAGACTGCAATTTTTTTCAccagagcataggaggttgagggctgaTGTTATTGAGGTCTATATGAtaatgagggggatagataaAGTGGGTCATTTCCACAGGGTAGGgaaattcaaaactagggggaatatttttaaagtgagaagagaaagatttgaaaataacttttttacacagagtgtggtttgtgtgtggaatgaagagccagagaaagtagtggatgcaggtacagttgcaacatttcaaagacatttggataagtacatgaagaaGAAAGGTCTGGAGGAATGTTGGCCAAGTGCAGGCTGttgggactcgtttagtttgggaacatggttggcgtggaccgaagagcctgtttccctTCGGTATGATAGCTGGAGGGTACTAAAGCTAATTAAAATCCGAATCATTGAGTTCAGTTCCTGCCTGGGCAGGGTGGAGAATACAGTCAATCACAGTATCTTTGAGAGACTGTCAATCAATCCAGTTCCACATTCCCCTCAATTGTTTAATTCTTCATGCTGTTTTTTTAAGGAGATGAAAACCTGGGATGGTTAGATCCCAACGTACATCACCACTTTGGCATCCCCTTTTCCCAAACTATTCCACAAACACAATAACACAAGAAAGTATACCTCTGAAGAAATCAACTCAGTTATGTTTGCACTTTACAGGTCTGAATCAATTTACTATCCGGTACTGAACAGACCAGACATCAAATTGGATGAATTTTATGGTCCCCTACTCTATGGAGTGTGGAAACAGATGAAGAATGTCATTAAAATAGGTTAATTTAACATTAACATTTTTCTTTGTACTTGATTATGGTGCTTCTTATGTTTGGAACGTGATTCACAATTTAACTCGGAACTTTCTTAGTTCAGAACATTACAGGAGCAGGAGTAAAGCCTGTGTAAACAGTCTCTGACCATCTATTCCAACAATCTGTTTGATAACTTAAAACCTGCTTTGAACCACTTCTTAACTTCCTCTGATCTAAGGAGAACTACGCCAGCTTTTCTGCTTTCTGTGCTCAATCCTTGGTACCAAGGAagcaatgggtggcacggtggcacagtggttagcactgctgcctcacagcgccagagacctgggttcaattcccgcctcgggcaactgtctgtgtggagtttgcacattctccccgtggctgcgtgggtttcctccgggtgctccggtttcctcccacagtccaaatatgagcagtttaggtgaattggccatgctaacttgcatatagtgttaggtgtaaggataaatgtaggggaatgggtctaggtgggttgctctttggagggtcggtgtggacttgttgggccaaagggcctgtttctgcactgtaagtaatctaattgcaTCCAAAAAATTGTGCCAGGGCATGTATAATGAACGCCGATAGGCATGAGAACAAAGTGTTTTCCTCTCTCTATTCCATGTTTGCTACAGTGAACTAAAGAGAAGTTAATTGGCTGCTTATATCTAATTCCCTTCCAGTTCCTAGTCCGCTTCGGTTTGACCCCAAAACAGCCAATCCCCGCCTTCGCATATCAAATCTTGGACGTAAACTGATCTACTGCAAGATACAATCAGAGCCGCCAGAAACCCCTGAGAGATTTACGAACCACCTTAGCGTTATCGCCTCGACCGGTTTAACCTCCGGCACTCATTACTGGGAGGTAAATGTCAGCGAAGGCTCTGACTGGTTTCTCGGAGTGGCCGCAGCATCCGTCAACAGGAAGGTGTGCGTTGGAACCAAGCCCGAGAACGGCTATTGGACCATAGCCCGTGGATGTGGGGTAAATTACTTTGCTTACGGCAAAGAAAGAATGATCATCAATCCTGACATTAATCTAGAAACGGTCGGCGTTCACCTTGATTACGAGAGAGGGAAGCTGTCATTCTATGATGCCGAGGACATGTCCCATATCTATACATTCAGTGACACGTTCACAGAGGAACTTTACCCGTATTTTAGCATCAATTGCAATGAGCAATCTGTGGCGCCAACCTTAGAACTGTTTCATCTGGAGCTGTGATCACCCCCTTTGATTAGGAGCTTCTCACACAGTAAAATATTTACAAGTCGTGGCATGGTCACCAAAAAAACGCTGCTAAatttaaccttttccaacatcATCTTCGCTCTTAATCATCTGGAGTGGTTTGCTTGGATAGCCagaggcttttttaaaaaaaaaatgactgaTCACAGTTACATGGTCATTAACACTGAGACAAGATTTATATCCCAACTCCATTAATTGTATTTAAATTCCACTCATGGATGTAGCAGGGTTTGAACCCAGATCAAGGGTGATTAAGCTGGTTTTGAAGCCTAGTAACATTATCATTAAACAGTGCCTACTCATTGACCTCTACTTCACATGGTTTTGGTACATGCTTTGGTTCATTTAATGTATATCATTCCTGGGCCATGGGTGAAGCTATTGGTACGTATTATTTAAGATGTTATAGAAAGGACACAAATTAAGAGGAGTTCGGTAAACAAGCCGCCAAATTAAACAATGTTGTGTTCCGAACAAACTGGCAAAGTTTAATTGATACCATTCCATTGTATTTCATCAGCCCACTACAATAAAGCCAGATTTGAATAATTGACAGAACTCTTTGTTGTTCCCATCAGACATGAATATGTTTTTTTGGCAGCACACATAAAATATCATTTGATTCTTGAAATATAACATGGACACTGCA
This Chiloscyllium punctatum isolate Juve2018m chromosome 30, sChiPun1.3, whole genome shotgun sequence DNA region includes the following protein-coding sequences:
- the LOC140454972 gene encoding zinc-binding protein A33-like, whose protein sequence is MATNLEIDLSCPVCLEVYRDPVLLRCGHNFCKECIERYTEESEGALICPLCRAEFDGDSFYCNRQLANVIAGVLELRLGGGGQEGSLQCEEHGKARELFCRDDQRLVCLVCALSQDHKGHHCVLKDDAYKECKDTLKCEIASLEEVFKKYTTMHTSQGQDITQLLDMTERLREDIAVKFETLHEFLNMKERAIVQNLTEKEECILKQLEGNILILSRERDNVEAILQDMSAMVNSEDSNQLLKEFASLKQRSESIYYPVLNRPDIKLDEFYGPLLYGVWKQMKNVIKIVPSPLRFDPKTANPRLRISNLGRKLIYCKIQSEPPETPERFTNHLSVIASTGLTSGTHYWEVNVSEGSDWFLGVAAASVNRKVCVGTKPENGYWTIARGCGVNYFAYGKERMIINPDINLETVGVHLDYERGKLSFYDAEDMSHIYTFSDTFTEELYPYFSINCNEQSVAPTLELFHLEL